From the Exiguobacterium aurantiacum genome, one window contains:
- the purH gene encoding bifunctional phosphoribosylaminoimidazolecarboxamide formyltransferase/IMP cyclohydrolase, giving the protein MRALLSVSDKTGIVELAQALHEAGIELISTGGTEAALIAAGLPVKNISEVTSFPEMLDGRVKTLHPLVHGGLLGRRDLDSHVEQMKDHDIEPIDYVVVNLYPFKETIAKENATYDEAIENIDIGGPSMLRSAAKNHASVTVVVDPADYGHVAEAVRAGGTTFETRQRLATKAFRHTAAYDALIADYLGQQIGETFPEQLTVTYEKVQDLRYGENPHQQAAFYKTPLYHGMTLANAEQLHGKELSYNNIQDTNAALEALSELTEPAAVVVKHMNPCGVAVGETISQAFSRAHAADPVSIFGGIVALNREVDVETAEALRNIFLEIIIAPSFSEAALDRLKEKKNLRLLTLDMGQMTGMRLTAVAGGLLVQDGDDVTLDDASCQIVTDRRPTASEWEDLKLAWRVVKHVKSNAIVVAKDETTIGIGAGQMNRVGAAKIAFEQAGERAQGAALGSDAFFPMGDTVEAAAAAGITAIIQPGGSIRDEESIEAANRHGITMVFTSVRHFKH; this is encoded by the coding sequence GTGAGAGCATTACTGAGTGTGTCAGATAAAACAGGAATCGTCGAGCTCGCGCAGGCGTTGCATGAAGCGGGCATCGAACTCATCTCGACAGGCGGGACGGAAGCGGCGCTCATCGCGGCCGGTCTTCCCGTAAAAAACATCTCGGAAGTGACATCGTTCCCAGAGATGCTCGACGGTCGCGTGAAGACGCTCCATCCGCTCGTACATGGCGGACTTCTCGGACGCCGCGATCTGGACTCGCACGTCGAACAGATGAAAGACCACGACATCGAACCGATTGACTACGTCGTCGTCAACTTGTACCCGTTCAAAGAGACGATCGCGAAAGAGAACGCGACGTATGACGAGGCGATTGAGAATATCGATATCGGCGGACCGAGCATGCTCCGTTCGGCCGCAAAAAACCATGCCAGCGTGACGGTCGTCGTCGACCCGGCCGACTACGGTCATGTCGCTGAAGCGGTTCGCGCCGGCGGGACGACGTTCGAGACACGTCAACGTCTCGCGACAAAAGCGTTTCGCCACACGGCGGCATACGACGCCTTGATCGCTGACTATTTAGGGCAACAGATCGGTGAGACGTTCCCGGAGCAACTCACGGTCACGTATGAGAAAGTACAAGACCTCCGTTACGGAGAGAACCCGCACCAGCAGGCAGCGTTTTATAAGACGCCGCTCTATCACGGGATGACGCTCGCGAACGCGGAGCAACTGCACGGCAAAGAACTTTCGTATAACAACATCCAAGACACGAACGCAGCGCTCGAGGCGCTCAGTGAACTGACGGAACCGGCAGCGGTCGTCGTCAAGCATATGAACCCGTGCGGTGTCGCTGTTGGAGAAACGATTAGCCAAGCGTTCTCAAGAGCCCATGCGGCCGATCCGGTTTCAATTTTCGGTGGCATCGTCGCCTTGAACCGTGAAGTCGATGTGGAGACGGCAGAAGCGCTCCGCAACATCTTCTTGGAGATCATCATCGCGCCATCCTTTAGCGAGGCAGCACTTGACCGATTGAAAGAGAAAAAGAATCTTCGGTTATTGACGCTCGACATGGGCCAGATGACAGGGATGCGTTTGACAGCGGTCGCGGGCGGCCTGCTCGTCCAAGACGGGGACGACGTCACACTCGATGATGCGTCATGTCAAATCGTGACCGACCGTCGACCGACGGCGTCCGAGTGGGAAGACTTGAAACTTGCGTGGCGTGTCGTCAAACACGTGAAATCAAATGCAATCGTCGTCGCGAAAGACGAGACGACAATCGGCATCGGCGCCGGACAGATGAACCGCGTCGGCGCGGCGAAAATTGCTTTCGAACAAGCCGGGGAACGTGCGCAAGGGGCTGCGCTCGGTAGCGATGCGTTCTTCCCGATGGGTGACACGGTCGAGGCAGCGGCAGCGGCCGGCATCACGGCCATCATTCAACCAGGCGGGTCGATCCGTGACGAAGAGTCGATTGAAGCGGCGAACCGTCACGGCATCACGATGGTATTCACGTCAGTTCGACACTTCAAACATTGA